A genomic window from Punica granatum isolate Tunisia-2019 chromosome 2, ASM765513v2, whole genome shotgun sequence includes:
- the LOC116196567 gene encoding nuclear pore complex protein NUP43 yields MAVTQLPRPPEVYKLPQYKYVDAVRWLPPISALDRHAVLALFDSDGGSSTVEIHSLLNPNPDASSTAKSLTTLAAWTPPSRVSSLKTTNLGHRPFIAVSTVDGSVHVLAAQNAHSLVEMGAAPRVHAGPVSCIDLVEGGAECVSVGEDGRVNLVSLGDSGVSSFRFFDSNGLVSYSAARWASPNEFATGGLGFGLQWWDRRKPGGPVSQFKCNWTQGRASGIVHSIDIHPSRKHTCLAGGSSGTIFAWDLRWQQQPIILSGVVMGDGSKHSVSDSSEVWEVQYDRDVKSSNASNFSSSSRMLPVMMCSEDGILAVVEEDEEPVELLAEPCAINSFDIDKQNPSDVICSLEWESVAILTRP; encoded by the exons ATGGCAGTGACGCAGCTCCCCCGACCGCCGGAGGTCTACAAGCTTCCTCAGTACAAGTACGTCGACGCCGTACGATGGCTCCCGCCCATCTCCGCCCTTGACCGCCACGCGGTCCTCGCGCTTTTCGACTCCGACGGCGGCTCATCCACCGTCGAAATCCACTCCCTCCTCAACCCCAACCCCGACGCTTCCTCCACAGCAAAAAGCCTCACCACCCTAGCCGCCTGGACTCCTCCCTCGCGAGTTTCCTCCCTGAAGACCACCAATCTCGGACACAGACCCTTCATAGCCGTCTCCACCGTCGATGGTTCGGTCCACGTACTGGCCGCGCAGAATGCTCACTCGCTGGTGGAAATGGGGGCAGCTCCTCGGGTCCACGCGGGTCCAGTGTCCTGCATTGACTTGGTGGAAGGCGGAGCAGAGTGCGTGAGCGTTGGGGAGGACGGAAGGGTGAACCTTGTGAGTCTCGGGGACTCTGGTGTTTCCAGCTTCCGATTCTTCGACTCAAACGGGTTGGTCTCGTACTCAGCGGCGAGGTGGGCTTCGCCGAACGAGTTTGCGACAGGCGGACTCGGGTTTGGGCTGCAGTGGTGGGATCGGAGGAAGCCCGGGGGGCCTGTCTCACAGTTCAAATGTAATTG GACTCAAGGAAGAGCATCTGGGATTGTACATTCCATAGATATCCATCCATCACGAAAGCACACTTGTCTG GCAGGAGGTTCGTCAGGTACCATATTTGCTTGGGACCTGAGGTGGCAGCAACAACCAATCATTCTCTCTGGGGTCGTGATGGGCGATGGATCAAAGCATTCAGTTTCGGATAGTAGTGAGGTTTGGGAGGTCCAATATGATCGCGATGTTAAGTCTTCAAACGCCAGCAacttctcctcttcctcacGGATGTTGCCCGTCATGATGTGCTCGGAAGATGGGATTCTCGCTGTTGTTGAGGAAG ATGAAGAACCCGTGGAGCTCTTAGCCGAACCTTGTGCCATTAACAGCTTTGACATTGACAAACAGAACCCATCA GATGTGATTTGTAGTTTAGAATGGGAATCTGTGGCCATCTTGACGAGGCCATGA
- the LOC116196566 gene encoding uncharacterized protein LOC116196566 yields the protein MVQLMTSSDSGIVDRGAAGCKEKPPVKLEISEDFTEEEHGPLSKRSKTSSSLDQQSGAGANAFPLPASEYNPLDEPSPLGLRLRKSPSLLDLIQMRLSQANSADSEVAQPDDDTSAGTKKSSAPLSMNADKMKASNFPASLLRIGKWEYKSRYEGDLVAKCYFAKHKLVWEVLEGGLKSKIEIQWSDIMALKANCPENGLSTLNVVLARQPLFFRETNPQPRKHTLWQATADFTDGQASLHRQHFLQCPQGLLSKHFEKLIQCDMRLNFLSHQPDIILDSPFFEARPGFNDPEDSKSHSFGKENDKASMSPSFFISPVAESSSLKIEQQQSLSTPSVNKAPEAPSPSSVIDSCAIEGNGSSESAGSRRLQNWDQIKVPGLHPSISMSDLVNHLGQCLNEQIASDPSSTGASECQEILQDIAQYLLSDTQSAAASDEKSLMARVNSLCCLLQKDSAVQDLPENGVDFSIDIEARTDVGGSEVDVNNRSGCNKQPMGMSRKDSLGDLLLHLPRIASLPKFLFDISEDDSENHSR from the exons ATGGTGCAGTTGATGACATCGAGCGATTCGGGGATCGTGGATCGTGGGGCGGCGGGGTGCAAGGAGAAGCCGCCGGTTAAGCTCGAGATCTCGGAGGATTTCACTGAGGAGGAGCACGGCCCTCTCAGTAAGCGATCGAAGACGTCTTCCAGCTTGGATCAG CAATCGGGTGCGGGTGCCAATGCATTTCCTCTGCCGGCTTCCGAGTACAATCCGCTCGATGAACCCAGCCCTTTGGGTCTGCGATTGAGGAAAAGTCCATCACTGCTGGATTTGATTCAAATGAGGCTTTCTCAAGCAAATTCTGCTGATTCAGAAGTTGCACAGCCTGACGATGATACCAGTGCTGGGACTAAGAAGAGCTCTGCTCCTTTGAGCATGAATGCAGACAAGATGAAAGCTTCAAATTTCCCCGCTTCACTTTTGAGGATTGGGAAGTGGGAG TATAAATCAAGATATGAAGGTGACTTGGTGGCCAAGTGTTACTTTGCAAAGCATAAGCTTGTATGGGAAGTCCTTGAAGGTGGTTTAAAGagtaaaatagaaattcaGTGGTCAGACATTATGGCTCTGAAGGCAAATTGCCCTGAGAATGGACTGAGTACCTTGAATGTTGTG CTTGCTAGGCAGCCCCTTTTCTTCCGTGAAACCAATCCGCAACCTAGGAAGCATACCTTGTGGCAGGCTACTGCTGATTTCACTGATGGACAAGCTAGTTTACATAG GCAACATTTTCTGCAGTGTCCACAAGGGCTTTTGAGCAAACACTTTGAGAAGCTAATCCAGTGCGACATGCGACTGAACTTCTTAAGTCATCAACCTGATATAATTTTGGATTCACCTTTCTTTGAGGCACGACCTGGGTTCAATGATCCTGAAGATTCGAAAAGCCATAGTTTTGGTAAGGAGAATGATAAGGCCTCCATGTCACCTAGCTTCTTTATATCGCCTGTTGCTGAGTCATCATCCCTTAAGATTGAGCAGCAGCAATCTCTTTCTACCCCATCAGTGAATAAGGCACCAGAAGCACCCTCACCCAGTTCAG TGATAGACAGTTGCGCCATAGAAGGAAATGGAAGTAGTGAGTCAGCAGGCTCAAGGAGACTGCAAAATTGGGATCAAATAAAAGTGCCAGGGCTTCATCCCTCAATCTCCATGAGCGACCTTGTGAACCACCTAGGACAGTGTCTTAATGAACAGATAGCGTCCGATCCCTCCTCCACAGGTGCCTCGGAGTGCCAAGAAATACTGCAAGATATTGCACAGTACCTTCTCAGCGACACGCAATCCGCTGCAGCTTCAGACGAGAAGTCCCTCATGGCCAGGGTCAATTCTCTGTGTTGCCTATTGCAGAAGGACTCAGCTGTTCAGGATCTCCCTGAAAATGGGGTTGATTTTAGCATTGATATTGAGGCTAGGACTGATGTCGGGGGTTCTGAAGTGGATGTAAACAATCGGTCAGGATGCAATAAGCAGCCAATGGGCATGTCGAGGAAGGATTCTCTTGGCGATCTCCTGCTTCATCTTCCTAGAATCGCATCCCTACCAAAATTCCTCTTTGACATTTCCGAAGATGACAGTGAGAATCACTCCAGATAG
- the LOC116196565 gene encoding autophagy-related protein 11-like — protein sequence MSSSITEGSFYEGKLLIHIAENGRSFELDCTGSMLVDSVVRFVESVSGINSNEQLVLCAETKLEPQRPLSAYKLPSDGREVFIFNKARLQTNSPPPPPEEVCVLEIADPPTPSSSSHPHPLGDSPDPAMKALPSYEQQFRYHFQCGNSVYTRTYKVYEMCERFLTEIKVQESAIEVARTNLEQYYKVINQNYTDFMKRYVQQKRAHSDLLVNFERDLERLRSIKLHPNLQKDSRKCLLDFLKEEELRRLEENCKSSHRQFENKVLQFKQMFGDVKRKVEDLFGGKASLSVRNLERMVKEHQRYINEQRSIMQSLSKDVNTVKKLVDDCVSPQQLSSSLRPHDAVSALGPMYEVHDKNHLPRMISCDRSILKLLELCRDRKNEMSSFLHTYIQRVTYASYVIKDVKLQFPVFREAMVRQDDLFMDLRLVRGLGPAYRACLAEVVRRRSSMKLYMGMAGQLAERLTARREVEVRRREEFLKAQGSYLPRDVLVSMGLSDMPSQCDVNVAPFDADLLDIDVSDIDRYAPEYLAGWPKEFAPEDMRDSTSSSVDLLDMSELVDIAGTTKNEVENTMLKAELASKIAQICLLHNELEYETMDESQRDKALKDVTERTAEALRLKDENEKKLQLMLRDKQRQCESYEERIKELEQTLLEQKLSSSKDATNLDAPGGAKVEDNSQEGPGLGFSRASESMDEVSCISNNFDTKLGMLTREQPSNRPREGGDENMMDSSGILQHHLDSSMIETHREEMAHGVDKEEEEAQGVHKDGKEEKSGVLGMSLGNSSTAETCLAVKGSDDLVTELRILLVERSNELSEIETKLKAAMEENAMLSRELEARQKLLDESQMNCAHLENCLHEAREEAQTHLCAAERRASEYSALRASAVKMRGLFERLRACVYGPGSVAGFPDSLRALAQSLTNSLNENEDDGMAEFRKCMGVLAERVSFLSKHRLELLDNVPKLEAANEKLRKEFEEKEELIKTMYKKLQLEKQANKEKISFGRLEVHERAAFILNSNGHYEAISRNCPNYYLSSESVALFADRRPARPAYIVGQIVHIERQVAKPMGLPSNPYWADPSKVELTESTSAEQGTDSSGSCSGSTPYGLPVGCEFFIVTVAMLPDPAIHSLPAS from the exons ATGAGTTCCAGCATAACTGAAGGCTCATTTTATGAAGGCAAGCTTCTCATTCACATTGCTGAAAACGGTCGCTCCTTCGAGCTCGACTGCACCGGGTCGATGCTAGTCGATTCTGTTGTTCGGTTCGTTGAGTCGGTCTCAGGGATCAATTCCAATGAACAACTCGTCCTCTGCGCGGAGACTAAGCTGGAGCCCCAGCGGCCGCTCTCGGCCTACAAACTCCCCTCCGATGGTCGAGAAGTGTTCATTTTTAACAAAGCTCGGCTCCAGACCAACTCTCCACCTCCGCCTCCAGAGGAAGTCTGTGTTCTCGAGATCGCTGACCCACCTACCCCATCTTCGTCAAGTCATCCCCACCCATTGGGTGACTCTCCTGACCCAGCAATGAAGGCGCTGCCCTCCTATGAGCAGCAATTTAGGTACCATTTCCAGTGCGGAAACTCGGTCTATACTCGAACTTATAAAGTCTACGAGATGTGCGAACGGTTCCTGACAGAGATTAAGGTTCAGGAGAGCGCAATTGAGGTTGCTAGGACTAATCTGGAGCAGTACTATAAAGTGATCAACCAAAATTACACGGACTTCATGAAGAGGTATGTGCAGCAAAAGAGGGCCCACTCTGATCTTTTAGTGAACTTCGAGCGGGACCTTGAGAGGTTGAGGTCCATAAAGCTTCACCCCAATTTACAGAAGGATTCGAGAAAGTGCTTGCTGGATTTTCTCAAGGAGGAGGAGCTGCGGAGGTTGGAAGAGAATTGTAAAAGTTCTCATCGGCAGTTTGAGAATAAGGTTTTACAGTTTAAGCAGATGTTTGGGGATGTTAAGCGAAAGGTTGAGGACTTGTTCGGTGGTAAGGCATCTCTGTCCGTTAGGAACTTGGAGAGGATGGTTAAGGAGCACCAGCGTTATATAAATGAGCAAAGGAGTATAATGCAGTCATTGAG CAAAGATGTCAACACGGTGAAGAAGCTTGTGGACGATTGTGTATCACCACAACAGCTGTCCTCTTCCCTCCGTCCCCATGATGCTGTCTCTGCCCTTGGACCTATGTATGAAGTCCATGATAAGAACCACCTCCCCAGGATGATCTCATGTGACCGGTCAATTCTTAAGCTGCTCGAGCTCTGCAGGGACAGAAAGAATGAGATGAGCTCATTCCTCCACACTTATATTCAGAGAGTAACGTATGCTTCTTATGTCATTAAAGACGTGAAGTTGCAGTTCCCCGTGTTCCGGGAGGCGATGGTAAGACAAGATGACCTGTTTATGGACCTCAGGCTGGTCCGTGGGCTTGGGCCTGCATACCGGGCTTGCCTAGCTGAAGTGGTCCGGAGGCGTTCCTCCATGAAGCTCTATATGGGCATGGCAGGGCAATTGGCGGAGAGGCTTACTGCAAGGAGGGAGGTTGAGGTCAGGAGGCGTGAGGAGTTCCTGAAAGCCCAGGGATCGTACTTGCCCCGAGATGTTTTAGTATCAATGGGATTGTCTGATATGCCAAGCCAATGCGATGTCAATGTTGCTCCCTTTGATGCTGACTTGCTTGATATTGATGTCTCTGATATTGATCGGTATGCTCCCGAGTATTTGGCGGGCTGGCCAAAGGAGTTTGCCCCAGAGGACATGAGAGATTCTACTTCTTCTTCAGTGGATTTACTTGATATGAGTGAATTGGTGGATATCGCAGGGACCACAAAAAATGAAGTTGAGAATACAATGTTGAAGGCTGAGCTTGCGTCCAAGATTGCCCAGATCTGTTTGCTCCACAATGAGCTAGAGTATGAGACTATGGACGAGAGTCAACGGGACAAAGCATTGAAGGATGTTACAGAGAGGACAGCCGAAGCTTTGCGTCTGAAAgatgaaaatgagaaaaagcTCCAGTTGATGCTTAGGGATAAGCAAAGGCAGTGTGAGTCCTATGAGGAGAGGATTAAGGAACTTGAGCAGACATTGTTAGAGCAAAAGCTCTCATCAAGCAAGGATGCTACGAACTTGGATGCTCCAGGAGGGGCAAAAGTTGAGGATAACAGCCAGGAAGGCCCAGGGTTGGGCTTTTCTCGGGCATCTGAGTCCATGGATGAGGTCTCATGCATTTCAAATAACTTTGACACGAAGCTTGGGATGCTTACAAGGGAACAACCAAGCAACAGACCTCGGGAGGGAGGAGATGAGAATATGATGGATTCGTCCGGGATTCTTCAGCATCATTTGGATTCTTCTATGATTGAAACCCACCGTGAAGAGATGGCTCACGGGGTTGataaggaagaagaggaagcacAGGGAGTTCATAAGGAcgggaaggaagaaaaatCGGGAGTATTGGGCATGTCTTTAGGAAACAGCTCTACTGCTGAGACATGTTTGGCTGTTAAAGGTAGTGATGATCTCGTGACAGAATTGCGCATCCTTCTGGTTGAAAGGTCGAATGAGTTATCAGAAATTGAGACCAAACTGAAGGCTGCTATGGAGGAAAATGCCATGCTTAGCAGGGAACTGGAAGCTAGACAGAAGCTCCTTGATGAGTCTCAG ATGAACTGTGCACACCTTGAGAACTGCTTGCATGAGGCAAGAGAGGAAGCCCAAACCCATCTTTGTGCGGCTGAACGGAGGGCCTCGGAATACAGTGCACTTCGAGCATCTGCTGTGAAGATGCGTGGTCTCTTCGAAAGGCTCCGTGCCTGTGTGTATGGTCCCGGCAGTGTGGCGGGCTTTCCTGACTCACTGCGTGCCCTAGCTCAATCCCTGACCAA TTCCTTGAATGAGAATGAAGATGATGGCATGGCCGAGTTCAGGAAGTGCATGGGAGTCCTTGCCGAAAGAGTCAGCTTCTTATCAAAGCACCGCTTAGAGTTGCTTGATAACGTCCCAAAACTTGAGGCTGCAAATGAGAAGCTGAGGAAGGAGTTCGAGGAGAAGGAGGAGCTAATTAAGACAATGTATAAAAAGCTTCAACTGGAGAAGCAG GCAAACAAGGAGAAGATATCGTTTGGTCGCCTTGAAGTCCACGAGAGAGCTGCCTTTATTCTCAACTCAAACGGCCACTACGAGGCCATATCTCGGAACTGCCCGAACTATTACCTTTCCTCCGAGTCCGTGGCCCTATTTGCCGATCGCCGCCCGGCTCGGCCCGCGTATATCGTGGGCCAGATAGTTCACATTGAGCGCCAGGTTGCCAAGCCCATGGGTCTGCCATCGAACCCATACTGGGCTGACCCCAGTAAGGTCGAACTAACTGAAAGCACATCTGCTGAGCAAGGAACCGACTCGTCTGGATCATGTTCTGGTTCGACTCCCTACGGGCTTCCTGTGGGCTGCGAGTTCTTCATAGTAACTGTAGCAATGCTACCCGACCCTGCTATTCATTCCCTGCCTGCTTCCTGA